From a single Sulfolobus sp. E5-1-F genomic region:
- a CDS encoding electron transfer flavoprotein subunit alpha/FixB family protein: MKAVVFSESPVFFKMASAVAQSFGGEVIGISNNENVKFVNKLYVVDKIDEDGIVDLISSLSPDVILTGNVRRDRAIAGRVAGRLKLPIVTDVVSLKVEENKITLNRVAYSGMGLVTLESELPIVITVANTQLQPKELQPSVEKVQLKEGRVKIIGRKSTSSGVNLATADIVVGVGRGIGSKENVKYAEELANALGGAVGGSRPVAAELNWVPEDRQIGLSGLRIRPKLYIALGISGQPQHIAGIRDSKIIVAVNTDKNAPILENADYLVVGNAVEFCKAMVSKLGKK; encoded by the coding sequence ATGAAAGCTGTAGTGTTCTCGGAAAGTCCAGTATTCTTTAAAATGGCTTCAGCTGTTGCTCAAAGTTTCGGAGGAGAAGTAATAGGAATATCTAATAACGAGAACGTTAAGTTTGTAAATAAACTATATGTCGTTGATAAAATTGATGAAGATGGTATTGTAGATTTGATATCTTCACTTTCTCCGGACGTAATACTAACTGGAAATGTTAGAAGGGATAGAGCAATAGCTGGAAGAGTAGCGGGAAGGTTAAAGTTACCTATAGTTACTGACGTAGTCTCACTAAAGGTTGAAGAGAATAAGATTACGTTAAATAGGGTAGCGTATAGTGGAATGGGGCTAGTTACTCTAGAGAGTGAACTTCCAATTGTTATAACTGTTGCAAATACACAATTACAACCTAAGGAACTTCAGCCTAGCGTAGAGAAGGTTCAATTGAAAGAGGGTAGAGTTAAAATTATCGGTAGGAAATCCACTTCCTCCGGAGTTAATTTAGCTACCGCAGATATTGTAGTTGGTGTTGGAAGAGGAATTGGATCTAAAGAAAATGTAAAATACGCTGAGGAATTAGCGAACGCATTAGGTGGTGCAGTAGGTGGGAGCAGGCCGGTAGCTGCTGAGCTTAACTGGGTTCCAGAGGATAGGCAAATAGGTTTATCTGGTTTAAGAATCAGACCCAAATTATATATAGCCTTGGGAATATCTGGTCAGCCTCAGCATATAGCTGGTATAAGGGATTCGAAAATTATAGTTGCCGTTAATACTGATAAGAATGCACCGATACTTGAAAACGCAGACTACTTGGTTGTAGGGAATGCAGTTGAGTTCTGTAAAGCTATGGTGAGTAAGCTAGGGAAAAAATAA